A stretch of the Gemmatirosa kalamazoonensis genome encodes the following:
- a CDS encoding dicarboxylate/amino acid:cation symporter, with protein sequence MSGTWLRRYLGAPMGGRLAAGFALGALTGALIGPPVTVVRPLGDLLVRLLTVLVLPIVVCTIVTGLGAITPEALRRVGARSVALYAGASAAATALGLAVALLLRPGAGMTLPGAHAPPLAPPPGSFLDALVPANVVAALAEGQLLPVMVFTVPFALAIARLRRSGAARQADTVHAFFDGCGRASHVMLEGVMYYAPIGTFALAAMTFAPRDGRVLAQFATVLLAIYVAESTLCAALLLLLTVSVPPRSVIPAVRDVLVTAFATGSSAATLPMELEAAERRLGVDRRVFAFTLPLGVAVSKVGSAAYLAVACVFAANAAGIALVPGRVALIGALVWVGSVMTPPVGLGALVVLGFVLSQAGLPAAAAGVVAAIPFAGRLNTPVNSLGRLATTTLVARATESVGAQITVGALDAP encoded by the coding sequence ATGTCGGGTACTTGGCTGCGGCGTTATCTCGGTGCTCCTATGGGAGGCCGGCTCGCGGCAGGCTTCGCGCTCGGCGCGCTCACCGGCGCGCTGATCGGACCGCCGGTCACCGTGGTGCGCCCGCTTGGCGACCTACTGGTCCGGCTGCTGACCGTGCTCGTGCTCCCGATCGTCGTATGCACGATCGTCACGGGGCTCGGCGCGATCACACCCGAGGCGCTTCGCCGAGTCGGTGCGAGAAGCGTCGCCTTGTATGCGGGGGCGTCCGCCGCGGCCACGGCGCTCGGCCTCGCCGTCGCGCTCCTCCTCCGGCCTGGCGCAGGCATGACGCTGCCTGGCGCTCACGCTCCGCCGCTGGCCCCGCCGCCCGGCTCGTTCCTGGATGCGCTCGTGCCGGCCAACGTGGTCGCCGCACTCGCCGAGGGGCAGCTCCTGCCGGTCATGGTGTTTACGGTGCCGTTCGCGCTCGCCATCGCGCGGCTGCGGCGCTCGGGCGCGGCGCGGCAGGCCGACACCGTCCACGCGTTCTTCGACGGGTGCGGGCGTGCAAGCCACGTGATGCTCGAAGGCGTCATGTACTACGCGCCGATCGGCACGTTTGCACTGGCCGCGATGACCTTCGCTCCGCGCGACGGGCGCGTACTCGCGCAATTCGCCACGGTACTCCTCGCGATCTACGTGGCGGAGAGCACACTGTGCGCTGCGCTCCTGCTGCTGCTCACGGTGAGTGTGCCGCCTCGCTCGGTGATCCCCGCCGTGCGCGACGTGCTCGTGACGGCGTTCGCGACCGGCAGCAGCGCAGCAACGCTGCCGATGGAGCTCGAGGCGGCGGAGCGCCGGCTCGGCGTCGACCGACGCGTGTTCGCGTTCACGCTGCCGCTAGGCGTCGCGGTCAGTAAGGTCGGCTCGGCCGCCTATCTCGCGGTGGCGTGTGTCTTCGCCGCGAACGCCGCGGGGATCGCGCTCGTCCCCGGACGCGTCGCGCTCATCGGCGCGCTCGTGTGGGTCGGCTCCGTCATGACACCGCCGGTCGGACTGGGCGCGCTGGTGGTACTGGGATTCGTGCTCTCCCAGGCTGGCCTCCCAGCTGCCGCGGCGGGTGTCGTGGCGGCGATTCCGTTCGCAGGACGGCTGAATACACCAGTCAACTCGCTCGGGCGGCTCGCCACCACGACGCTGGTGGCCCGCGCGACGGAGTCGGTGGGCGCGCAGATCACGGTCGGCGCGTTGGACGCACCGTGA
- the ctaD gene encoding cytochrome c oxidase subunit I — MAPRPVLRAQTSDGVWGWITTVDHKRIGKLYLFTSLFFFLVGGIEAGLIRAQLAGPNMRVLSAETYNQIFTMHGTTMIFLAVMPLAAAFFNFLVPLQIGARDVAFPRLNAFSYWIYLLGGIIITVPIFFRAAPDGGWFNYAPLSTKQSSPGINVDFWAVGVQILGLSTLAASINFITTILNLRAPGMNLMRMPQFTWNVLVVQFMVLLAFPVLTIAVQFLIFDRFFGTNFYTTAAGADPLLWQHLFWIFGHPEVYILILPAFGLTSEVVPVFSRKPLFGYPAMIYATILIGFFGFGVWAHHMFAAGMGPVADAAFSLTTMLIAIPTGVKIFNWISTMWGGSIRFTTAMLFAIGLVSSFTIGGISGVMHASPPADLQQTDTYFIVAHIHYVLFGGSMFGLFAGIYHYFPKMFGRLLDERLGKAHFWLALVGLHVTFFPMHFSGLLGMPRRIYTYDASQGYTGFNQIATAGYGFLFVSVLIFLYNAARSMRSGRVAGNDPWQAGTLEWSISSPPPDYNFAELPRVTSRYPLWDLTQPELTREVPHSTRGDERLGISVAAGMNGQEVAVTHPNPAISGREIAGAGMHEEPAVQRTAHELGILMPTPTIMPLVCAGGVAVMFCGLLVLERSTAAGVGVMVCGAVWWVSALYGWLTTPLERAA, encoded by the coding sequence GTGGCACCCCGCCCCGTCCTCCGCGCTCAGACGTCCGATGGCGTGTGGGGCTGGATCACCACGGTCGATCACAAGCGAATCGGGAAACTCTATCTCTTCACATCCCTCTTCTTCTTTCTCGTCGGCGGGATCGAGGCGGGGCTGATTCGCGCGCAGCTGGCGGGGCCCAACATGCGCGTGCTCTCGGCCGAGACGTACAACCAGATCTTCACGATGCACGGCACGACCATGATCTTCCTCGCCGTCATGCCACTCGCGGCGGCGTTCTTCAACTTCCTGGTCCCGCTGCAGATCGGCGCGCGCGACGTGGCGTTCCCGCGGCTTAACGCCTTCTCGTATTGGATCTATCTGTTAGGCGGCATCATCATCACGGTGCCGATCTTCTTCCGCGCCGCGCCCGACGGCGGGTGGTTCAACTACGCGCCGCTGTCCACGAAGCAGTCGTCGCCCGGGATCAACGTCGACTTCTGGGCGGTGGGCGTGCAGATCCTGGGGCTCTCCACACTGGCGGCGTCGATAAACTTCATCACGACGATCCTGAACCTGCGCGCGCCGGGCATGAACCTGATGCGCATGCCGCAGTTCACGTGGAACGTGCTCGTCGTGCAGTTCATGGTGCTGCTTGCCTTTCCGGTGCTCACGATCGCTGTGCAGTTCCTCATCTTCGACCGCTTCTTCGGGACGAACTTCTACACCACGGCGGCGGGTGCCGACCCACTGCTCTGGCAGCACCTGTTCTGGATCTTCGGCCACCCCGAGGTCTACATCCTCATCCTGCCGGCGTTCGGGCTCACGTCGGAGGTGGTGCCCGTGTTCAGCCGCAAGCCGCTGTTCGGCTACCCGGCGATGATCTACGCGACCATCCTGATCGGGTTCTTCGGCTTCGGCGTGTGGGCGCACCACATGTTCGCCGCGGGGATGGGCCCCGTCGCCGACGCGGCGTTCAGCCTGACGACGATGCTGATCGCGATCCCGACAGGCGTGAAGATCTTCAACTGGATCTCCACGATGTGGGGCGGTTCGATCCGCTTCACGACGGCGATGCTCTTCGCGATCGGGCTCGTGTCGTCGTTCACGATTGGCGGCATCTCCGGCGTGATGCACGCGTCGCCGCCGGCGGACCTGCAGCAGACCGACACGTACTTCATCGTCGCGCACATCCACTACGTGCTGTTCGGCGGGTCGATGTTCGGCCTGTTCGCCGGCATCTATCACTACTTCCCCAAGATGTTCGGTCGCCTGCTCGACGAGCGACTGGGCAAGGCGCACTTCTGGCTGGCGCTGGTCGGACTGCACGTGACCTTCTTCCCGATGCACTTCTCGGGGCTGTTAGGCATGCCGCGCCGCATCTACACGTACGACGCGTCGCAGGGGTACACGGGCTTCAACCAGATCGCGACGGCGGGCTACGGTTTCCTGTTCGTCTCCGTTCTGATCTTCCTGTACAATGCGGCCCGCAGCATGCGCTCCGGCCGCGTCGCCGGGAACGACCCCTGGCAGGCGGGCACGCTCGAGTGGAGCATCTCGTCGCCGCCGCCGGACTACAACTTCGCCGAACTCCCGCGCGTGACGTCGCGCTACCCACTCTGGGATCTCACGCAGCCGGAGCTCACGCGCGAGGTGCCACACTCGACGCGCGGGGACGAGCGGTTAGGCATCTCGGTCGCGGCCGGCATGAACGGCCAAGAAGTCGCCGTGACGCACCCGAACCCCGCGATCAGCGGGCGCGAGATCGCCGGGGCTGGCATGCACGAGGAGCCGGCGGTCCAGCGCACGGCTCACGAGCTGGGCATCCTGATGCCCACGCCGACGATCATGCCGCTCGTGTGCGCGGGCGGCGTGGCGGTAATGTTCTGCGGCCTCTTGGTGCTCGAGCGCAGCACCGCGGCGGGCGTCGGCGTCATGGTGTGCGGGGCGGTCTGGTGGGTGTCCGCACTCTATGGCTGGCTCACCACGCCGCTCGAGCGCGCGGCCTGA
- a CDS encoding YbfB/YjiJ family MFS transporter — protein sequence MGLAVAPIIALGFSRFAYALLLPPMREALGWNYTRAGGMNTANASGYIVGALSAAWWARRFGIRQAFVVSLAISALVLLLTGTTDDYTVLVLLRAIGGVSTAVAFVVGSSLASRVKPALLPVYFAGVGIGIVLSGLAVPVALAQDRSWRGGWLLLGVLSLLALPPAWLAAKATPEHAHAGTAALSRREIARLGATFGGYFLFGAGYVSYMTFVIALLRARHLAAWVTVAFWLVLGVASVVSTLAWGPLLARVRGGRGLALVSAVALVGTIPVLVAPGAAAAFASAVIFGGSFMAGPTAVTALSRRSLAPHAWTAGIAGLTTAFAAGQSAGPMLSGLLSDGAGRLSTGLWLSPILLAGAALVTLLQPHHEYLPSNT from the coding sequence TTGGGATTGGCCGTCGCGCCGATCATCGCGCTCGGCTTCTCGCGCTTCGCCTACGCGCTGCTGCTGCCGCCGATGCGCGAGGCACTCGGCTGGAACTACACGCGTGCGGGCGGCATGAACACCGCCAACGCGTCGGGCTACATCGTCGGCGCTCTGTCCGCCGCGTGGTGGGCCCGGCGGTTCGGCATCCGCCAGGCCTTCGTCGTCAGCCTCGCCATCAGCGCGCTCGTACTGCTGCTCACCGGGACGACCGACGACTACACCGTGCTCGTGCTGCTTCGTGCGATCGGCGGCGTGTCGACCGCGGTGGCGTTCGTGGTGGGATCCTCGCTCGCCTCACGCGTGAAGCCCGCGCTGCTGCCGGTGTACTTCGCCGGAGTGGGGATCGGCATCGTCCTGTCAGGCCTCGCGGTACCCGTGGCGCTCGCGCAGGACCGGAGCTGGCGCGGTGGCTGGCTCTTGTTAGGCGTCCTCTCGCTGCTCGCGCTGCCGCCGGCTTGGCTGGCGGCGAAGGCCACGCCGGAGCACGCGCACGCCGGCACCGCCGCGCTGTCGCGGCGAGAGATCGCGCGACTCGGCGCGACGTTCGGCGGCTACTTCCTGTTCGGCGCGGGCTACGTGAGCTACATGACGTTCGTCATCGCGCTGCTGCGGGCGCGTCACCTCGCCGCCTGGGTCACCGTCGCCTTCTGGTTGGTGCTGGGCGTCGCGTCTGTGGTCTCGACGCTCGCGTGGGGGCCGCTACTCGCGCGGGTGCGCGGCGGACGCGGGCTGGCACTCGTCTCGGCCGTGGCGCTGGTGGGCACGATCCCGGTGCTCGTCGCGCCCGGCGCGGCGGCGGCCTTCGCGTCCGCGGTGATCTTCGGCGGCAGCTTCATGGCGGGACCGACCGCGGTCACGGCACTGAGTCGGCGGAGCCTCGCGCCGCACGCGTGGACGGCGGGCATCGCCGGGTTGACGACGGCGTTCGCTGCCGGGCAGAGCGCCGGGCCGATGCTCTCCGGCTTGCTCTCCGACGGCGCCGGTAGGCTGTCTACGGGTCTCTGGCTGTCGCCGATCCTACTCGCGGGTGCGGCGCTGGTGACGCTGCTGCAGCCGCATCACGAGTACTTGCCCTCGAACACCTGA
- a CDS encoding serine hydrolase domain-containing protein, which yields MSLLSLPVAARAQHAAGPVPPRLDTTVVAGALGARLDSLLERYAEYGYGGTALVVRRGAVVLLKGYGWADREARVPNGPTTYYDFGSITKTLTGAAVLALEAEGRLSTTDLLSRWLGPMPPSKAGATVEHLAKHTSGLVADGAPVGDTSRRVFMTQMRDTPAESAPGERYRYTNAGVSLLAAIVEEASGRPYADYVRDVLLRPAGIDAAFSWEPAWARRRARGYVAAPGHPPELVPDRPLVWGSRGAGGWIATVGDVYRWHVALFGETLLPPAQRARLLDSTATEAYGWRYEPHGRNGAPVVSKGGDTPGFHSQLLHYPRQDVVIVWVNNDRRHRWRDLLNEGLTRLALGETPLPLPPRVTPLGDRALAALAGRYEAAAGGAVELRAATGQGYLYVAAADSLPRETMYFPVGPLRFVGLPARGATPLTLEFRRDGSASVRALAWSDGRRAMTARRVSSGRR from the coding sequence ATGTCGCTGCTCTCACTCCCGGTCGCCGCACGCGCCCAGCATGCGGCAGGGCCGGTGCCTCCCCGGCTAGATACCACGGTGGTCGCCGGTGCCCTCGGCGCCCGGCTCGACAGCCTGCTCGAACGTTACGCCGAGTACGGCTACGGAGGCACGGCGCTCGTGGTGCGACGTGGCGCGGTGGTGCTCCTCAAGGGCTACGGGTGGGCGGATCGCGAGGCGCGTGTGCCCAACGGCCCGACGACCTATTACGACTTTGGGTCGATCACGAAGACGCTCACCGGAGCGGCGGTCCTCGCGCTCGAGGCGGAAGGACGGCTCTCCACCACGGACCTGCTTTCTCGCTGGCTCGGGCCGATGCCGCCGTCGAAGGCCGGGGCGACGGTAGAGCACCTCGCCAAGCACACCTCGGGGCTGGTTGCGGACGGCGCGCCGGTCGGAGACACGAGCCGCCGCGTCTTCATGACGCAGATGCGCGACACGCCGGCAGAGAGCGCGCCGGGGGAGCGGTACCGCTACACGAACGCGGGGGTGAGCCTGCTCGCGGCGATCGTGGAGGAGGCGTCGGGGCGCCCGTACGCCGACTACGTGCGCGACGTACTGCTGCGCCCGGCCGGGATCGATGCGGCGTTCAGCTGGGAGCCCGCGTGGGCCCGTCGGCGCGCACGCGGCTACGTCGCCGCGCCAGGGCACCCACCGGAGTTGGTGCCGGATCGCCCGCTCGTCTGGGGCAGCCGCGGCGCCGGCGGCTGGATCGCCACGGTGGGCGACGTGTACCGCTGGCACGTGGCGTTGTTTGGCGAGACGCTGCTGCCCCCCGCCCAGCGCGCGCGACTCCTCGACTCCACGGCCACCGAGGCGTACGGGTGGCGCTACGAGCCGCACGGGCGGAACGGCGCGCCGGTGGTCTCGAAGGGGGGCGACACGCCGGGTTTCCATTCGCAGCTGCTGCACTACCCGCGGCAGGACGTCGTGATCGTCTGGGTCAACAACGACCGGCGCCACCGGTGGCGCGACCTGTTGAACGAGGGGCTCACGCGCCTCGCGCTGGGCGAGACGCCGCTGCCGCTCCCGCCGCGGGTGACGCCGTTAGGCGACCGCGCACTCGCCGCACTCGCCGGCCGGTACGAGGCTGCCGCGGGCGGCGCCGTGGAGCTGCGCGCCGCGACCGGCCAGGGATATCTGTACGTCGCCGCTGCCGACTCGCTGCCGCGCGAGACGATGTACTTCCCCGTGGGGCCGCTGCGCTTCGTCGGGCTGCCGGCACGCGGGGCGACACCGCTCACGCTCGAGTTCCGGCGTGACGGGTCGGCCAGCGTACGCGCGCTCGCGTGGAGCGACGGGCGGCGCGCGATGACGGCACGGCGCGTCTCCAGTGGGCGACGCTAG
- a CDS encoding AraC family transcriptional regulator: MIQVTEKHYLPGVLQPQHVHATTGVSLVLAGAVRERVGRADEVGRALSVVVKPAGTEHANEFGPAGAHMLQVLLDEPAGTELLALERRLATWRWEHAGRAVPPFLRLLGLARRPGSGDAVERATFDVLAALVEPADSGADSGADSGARGGAPRWLRVVREKLDDAGADTPRVRELAASAGVHPVYLARQFRRYVGCSVTEYAQRLRLQRAAARAAAGAGRPLAATACEAGFFDHAHLCRTFRRATGVTPSAYRSLVGAAR; the protein is encoded by the coding sequence ATGATCCAAGTCACCGAGAAGCACTACTTGCCGGGCGTCCTGCAGCCGCAACACGTCCACGCCACCACGGGGGTGTCGCTCGTGCTCGCCGGCGCGGTGCGCGAGCGGGTGGGACGCGCCGACGAGGTGGGACGGGCGCTCAGCGTCGTCGTCAAGCCGGCGGGGACGGAGCACGCCAACGAGTTCGGGCCCGCGGGGGCGCACATGCTCCAGGTGCTGCTCGACGAGCCGGCTGGGACAGAGCTGCTGGCGCTCGAGCGGCGACTCGCGACGTGGCGCTGGGAGCATGCAGGGCGGGCGGTTCCACCATTCCTCCGCCTACTTGGCCTTGCGCGTCGCCCCGGCAGCGGCGACGCCGTGGAGCGCGCGACGTTCGACGTGCTCGCCGCGCTGGTCGAGCCGGCGGACAGCGGCGCCGACAGCGGTGCCGACAGCGGCGCGCGTGGTGGCGCGCCGCGGTGGCTGCGCGTGGTGCGCGAGAAGCTCGACGACGCGGGCGCGGACACGCCGCGCGTGCGCGAGCTCGCCGCGTCGGCCGGGGTGCACCCGGTGTACCTCGCGCGGCAGTTCCGCCGTTACGTGGGGTGCTCGGTCACCGAGTACGCGCAGCGGCTCCGGCTCCAGCGCGCTGCGGCGCGCGCCGCGGCTGGAGCGGGCCGCCCGCTCGCCGCGACGGCGTGCGAGGCGGGGTTTTTCGACCACGCGCACCTGTGCCGCACGTTCCGGCGCGCCACGGGGGTGACGCCGTCGGCCTACCGATCGCTCGTCGGTGCGGCGCGGTGA
- a CDS encoding ATP-binding protein, translating to MPTSADAHASALVRWRTLGELTQAIAGYRTLEGLFHDLNGRLHDLLNFTYLSVVLHDPAADRMRVWQIEGAPMPMRGHVAGIPMVESPSGRVWTTQQPVVIHDTATSGVYASVEKALYDAGVRAFLSLPLTTVHRRLGAFNLGNSRPGVYDDIDLELPLLVASHIAVAVDNALHAEDALALHAALEERNRELTRERERLEEIVREIPAVVWELYGDPASPACRVAFLNAAADELLGRTAGRPLTTPRRLAASIHKADRENVARYLDACMRRETVDGPVLRCLRRKTEKRWVELRATPILDDERAVVGLRGVAVDVTTHVQMTQERRRHEEMLAAERLRERARVAADIHDTLIQSAVGSSLRLQALSLRLSAADVRLRGELDEALGLLDDAIVEGRKAVQGLRASAAELDTVTVLHRAAERLAAEHRTAFRITANEPPSPVDGHVLLEIQRAALEAVTNAFRHAEACLVSVDIEYRGESVRVTISDDGVGIDPRILGEGRLGHFGLLVMRERVEAVGGTLRVTSQRGGTQVEIVTPVRLPESHRPSLTRGE from the coding sequence GTGCCGACGTCCGCCGACGCGCACGCGTCGGCGCTCGTTCGCTGGCGCACGCTCGGCGAGCTCACGCAGGCCATCGCCGGCTACCGGACCCTCGAGGGACTGTTCCACGACCTCAATGGCCGCCTGCACGACCTGCTGAACTTCACATACCTCAGCGTCGTGCTGCACGACCCAGCCGCCGACCGCATGCGCGTGTGGCAGATCGAGGGCGCTCCGATGCCCATGCGCGGCCATGTCGCCGGCATCCCGATGGTGGAGTCACCCTCAGGGCGCGTGTGGACGACCCAGCAACCGGTCGTGATCCACGACACCGCGACGTCGGGCGTGTACGCGTCAGTGGAGAAGGCCCTGTACGATGCCGGCGTGCGCGCGTTCCTGAGTCTGCCGCTCACGACGGTGCACCGGCGGCTCGGCGCGTTCAACCTCGGCAACTCGAGGCCGGGGGTGTACGACGACATCGACCTCGAGCTTCCGCTGCTCGTCGCGTCGCACATCGCCGTCGCGGTGGACAACGCGCTGCACGCGGAGGACGCACTCGCGCTGCACGCGGCGCTCGAGGAGCGTAACCGCGAGCTCACGCGCGAGCGGGAGCGGCTCGAGGAGATCGTGCGGGAGATCCCCGCCGTCGTGTGGGAGCTCTACGGCGACCCCGCGTCGCCGGCGTGCCGCGTCGCGTTCCTCAACGCCGCCGCGGACGAGCTGTTAGGCCGCACCGCGGGGCGGCCGCTCACGACGCCTCGCCGCCTCGCCGCCTCGATTCACAAGGCCGACCGTGAGAACGTCGCGCGCTATCTCGACGCGTGCATGCGGCGGGAGACTGTTGACGGTCCCGTGCTCCGCTGCCTGCGTCGCAAGACGGAGAAGCGCTGGGTGGAGCTCCGCGCGACGCCGATTCTCGACGACGAGCGCGCGGTCGTCGGACTGCGCGGTGTCGCGGTCGACGTCACGACGCACGTCCAGATGACGCAGGAGCGGCGCCGGCACGAGGAGATGCTCGCGGCCGAGCGCCTGCGCGAGCGAGCGCGCGTCGCCGCCGACATCCACGACACGCTGATCCAGAGCGCCGTCGGCTCGTCATTGCGGCTGCAGGCGCTCTCGCTCCGCCTGTCGGCCGCCGACGTCCGACTGCGCGGCGAGCTCGATGAGGCGCTCGGCCTGCTCGACGACGCCATCGTCGAAGGTCGCAAGGCCGTGCAGGGCCTGCGGGCGTCCGCGGCGGAGCTCGACACTGTCACGGTGCTGCACCGAGCCGCCGAGCGTCTCGCCGCCGAGCACCGCACCGCATTCCGGATCACCGCGAACGAGCCACCCAGCCCCGTCGACGGCCACGTGCTGCTGGAGATCCAGCGTGCGGCGCTCGAGGCGGTGACGAATGCCTTCCGCCACGCGGAAGCATGCCTCGTATCCGTCGACATCGAGTACCGCGGCGAGAGTGTCCGCGTGACGATCAGCGACGACGGCGTCGGCATCGACCCGCGGATTCTCGGGGAAGGGCGACTGGGACACTTCGGCCTCCTCGTCATGCGGGAACGAGTGGAGGCGGTCGGCGGCACGCTCCGCGTGACGAGCCAAAGAGGCGGTACGCAGGTCGAGATAGTCACCCCTGTGCGCCTACCGGAGTCCCATCGGCCGTCGCTGACTCGTGGTGAATGA
- a CDS encoding P-loop NTPase, protein MPSSALPLASVHPGGAPRRDPWAGQVRLARVRRVIAVGAGKGGVGKSTVAVNLALALAAEGIRVGLLDADIYGPSMPILLGITACMARARVTPERHIVPLLAHGLPFVSFGFFLGAGAPVVWRGPMVAKAVRQFATGVAWPELDLLVVDLPPGTGDVPLSLAQALALDGAVVVTQPARVAAVEAEKAAALFRALEVPVLGIVENMTGPFGRGGGRAVADTLEVPFLGEIPFDSAVVSDGDAGTPTVLTRPQSAAALALQTIARRVAESLGWQHIDGDGARDSSA, encoded by the coding sequence ATGCCGTCGAGCGCGCTGCCGCTGGCGTCGGTGCATCCGGGCGGCGCTCCGCGCCGCGACCCCTGGGCAGGCCAGGTGCGGCTCGCCCGCGTCCGCCGCGTGATCGCGGTTGGCGCGGGCAAGGGAGGAGTCGGCAAGAGCACCGTCGCCGTGAACCTCGCGCTGGCACTCGCCGCCGAAGGGATTCGCGTGGGGCTGCTCGACGCCGACATCTACGGCCCGAGCATGCCGATCCTGCTCGGTATCACGGCTTGCATGGCGCGGGCGCGCGTAACGCCAGAGCGGCATATCGTGCCGCTGCTCGCACACGGGCTACCGTTCGTGAGCTTCGGGTTCTTCCTCGGGGCCGGGGCTCCGGTCGTATGGCGTGGGCCGATGGTCGCCAAGGCCGTACGGCAGTTCGCGACGGGCGTCGCCTGGCCTGAGCTCGACCTCCTCGTCGTCGACCTCCCGCCAGGCACCGGCGACGTACCGCTCTCGCTCGCGCAAGCTCTCGCGCTCGATGGCGCGGTGGTGGTCACCCAGCCGGCCCGCGTCGCCGCGGTCGAAGCCGAGAAGGCCGCCGCCCTGTTCCGGGCATTAGAGGTACCCGTGTTGGGTATCGTCGAGAACATGACCGGGCCGTTCGGACGGGGCGGCGGGCGTGCCGTTGCCGACACACTTGAAGTCCCGTTCCTCGGCGAGATTCCGTTCGACAGTGCCGTAGTCTCGGACGGCGATGCGGGCACCCCGACGGTCCTCACGCGGCCGCAGAGCGCCGCGGCACTCGCTCTGCAGACCATCGCGCGGCGCGTGGCGGAGTCGTTGGGGTGGCAGCACATCGACGGCGACGGGGCGCGTGATTCCTCCGCGTAG
- a CDS encoding group III truncated hemoglobin: MSRTLPITTKTSDTPEPSATAETSGALPDVDDDVLIPLLTAFYAAIERDDVLRPYFAGLDMATHIPRIADFWSTVLLLSRRYQGNAFRPHLEMPGLSAGHFRRWLATLEATIDARHAGPVAEQMKTLGHRIAHSMQLRLGIAPDSAT; the protein is encoded by the coding sequence GTGTCGCGCACGCTGCCGATCACCACCAAGACGTCCGACACGCCCGAGCCGTCCGCGACGGCCGAGACATCGGGTGCGCTGCCCGACGTAGACGATGACGTACTGATCCCGCTGCTGACCGCCTTCTACGCCGCGATCGAGCGCGACGACGTCCTGCGGCCGTACTTCGCCGGGCTCGATATGGCGACGCACATCCCGCGGATCGCCGACTTCTGGTCGACCGTGCTGCTCCTCTCCCGGCGGTATCAGGGCAATGCGTTCCGGCCGCATCTCGAGATGCCGGGCCTGAGCGCGGGGCACTTTCGGCGGTGGCTGGCGACGCTCGAGGCCACCATCGACGCGCGGCACGCCGGGCCCGTCGCCGAGCAGATGAAGACCCTCGGACACCGCATCGCGCACAGCATGCAGCTCCGGCTCGGTATCGCACCGGACTCGGCTACATGA
- a CDS encoding phosphotransferase enzyme family protein, giving the protein MGWEALEQWGADVARIEPLAGGVANDVWSVRVNRRLAVGRLGATSDPDLAWETGLLQHLDREGLTVPVPIPTADGRLFADGVVVMSYVEGGPPQTAADWRRVADTLHRLHRVTRGWPQRPGWRSSTDLLHAETGTKIDLGAMPPEGVARCRAAWARLVGRQTCVVHGNPANPGNIRMTAGRVALIDWDESHVDVPDLDLVLRHNAAGLDDAAHDVAAQASAAWEAAVCWGDAYAVKRLADVRAV; this is encoded by the coding sequence ATGGGATGGGAGGCACTCGAGCAGTGGGGTGCCGACGTCGCTCGCATCGAACCGCTCGCTGGCGGAGTCGCCAACGACGTGTGGAGCGTGCGCGTCAACAGGCGCCTGGCGGTCGGTCGTCTCGGCGCCACGAGCGACCCCGATCTCGCGTGGGAGACCGGACTCCTCCAGCACCTCGACCGTGAAGGTCTGACCGTGCCGGTGCCGATCCCGACCGCGGACGGCCGGCTGTTCGCCGACGGTGTGGTGGTGATGTCCTACGTGGAGGGTGGACCGCCCCAGACGGCGGCCGACTGGCGTCGCGTGGCTGACACGCTCCACCGGCTGCACCGGGTGACGCGGGGCTGGCCGCAGCGCCCCGGCTGGCGCTCGTCGACCGACCTGCTGCACGCCGAGACCGGGACGAAGATTGACCTCGGCGCGATGCCGCCCGAGGGCGTTGCTCGCTGCCGAGCCGCGTGGGCGCGGCTCGTCGGCCGTCAGACCTGCGTCGTCCACGGCAACCCCGCCAACCCCGGCAACATCCGCATGACTGCGGGGCGGGTCGCGCTGATCGACTGGGACGAGTCACACGTCGATGTCCCCGACCTCGACCTGGTGCTGCGCCACAACGCCGCCGGTCTCGACGACGCCGCGCACGACGTCGCTGCGCAAGCGTCGGCCGCATGGGAAGCCGCCGTCTGCTGGGGCGACGCGTACGCCGTCAAACGGCTCGCCGACGTTCGAGCGGTCTGA